The following coding sequences are from one Candidatus Zixiibacteriota bacterium window:
- a CDS encoding SH3 domain-containing protein, with protein sequence MKFRVIKHHQAAGGPSRELESGERLQFERRPSEYEGWVWCTAEDGGGGWVPETWLTITQDPAGGATAGWCFLKRDYSPEELTVHPGDILEGRREESGWLWACTADGRKGWVPRDAVEPV encoded by the coding sequence ATGAAATTCCGCGTCATCAAACACCACCAGGCCGCCGGCGGCCCGTCGCGCGAGCTGGAATCCGGCGAACGCCTCCAGTTCGAACGCCGCCCGAGCGAGTACGAGGGCTGGGTGTGGTGCACCGCTGAGGACGGCGGCGGGGGGTGGGTGCCGGAAACCTGGCTCACGATCACGCAAGACCCCGCGGGCGGCGCGACGGCCGGCTGGTGCTTTCTCAAACGAGACTACAGCCCCGAGGAACTCACCGTCCACCCGGGGGATATCCTCGAGGGCCGCCGCGAGGAGTCGGGCTGGTTGTGGGCGTGCACCGCCGACGGCCGCAAGGGCTGGGTGCCGCGCGACGCCGTCGAACCGGTGTAA
- a CDS encoding S49 family peptidase yields MRFHRWTALLAAAAAIPLGAKAQEVPFPDDVFYYAPAATAFGPEAVWVNPAVLGPYKPATVAFMGDLAEGSVLKNWGTVITRRGFGLAYRRIDSDAGEDFKEYALAGGLSLGSSLSVGGSYRYFPSGPSPYDHRHYWNIGLTSRGNSPFAVGAVWSNLNRSELEGEDTRVIQRYSLGYRPQGATVTLAVDALSSAAAAEDDWTYIYHAQVIPATGLSIEAFVDSDGNFEIGARANLLEYFVGTQSHFDSDAGHRFSHLVVGATDSRQPSLIRGSARRLSVSVSGAADENPVQTFFGARRPAFADLVLGIYRAAGDPGVGEMVLHLDNLRLTLAQAQEMREAMAWFRAQGKSIVSHLTGPNNIAYYVACAGDSILIPPVSDLDLIGLRAELTFFAGTMEKLGVAADMVRIGDYKTAPEAYTMRTPSEANREMTNRLLDDLYAQFVGGLAEGRGMDPEAMRGLIDSGPYTSTEALDLGLVDGLTYRDRLVPDKFLSPLPEISFRAYRADTLMNDGWPPLPEIAVVYADGEIQPEGAADPSPLSGRGREVTPALMESAFGQALANPQVQGVVFRIDSPGGYALAGNEIFHRAELAARQKPVVVSMGSRAASGGYYIAMAGRHIFADPATITGSIGIFGGKPVLAGLYDKIELGKELFTRGRHAGMMTSMRPFTDEERARLGAMLGAFYDHFVGLVAENRRLPRDSIDQLGRGRVWTGQAGREHGLVDELGGLKQALDYTASHLGLREYRVVRYPERRRLIDLPQVPVLGWLGRWAGLVGEEVRAAAAPLADLPEGELLARLPYDIDIR; encoded by the coding sequence ATGCGGTTTCATCGCTGGACCGCGCTGCTTGCGGCAGCCGCGGCCATCCCGCTCGGGGCGAAGGCGCAGGAAGTGCCTTTTCCCGACGACGTGTTCTACTATGCGCCCGCGGCCACCGCGTTCGGCCCCGAAGCGGTTTGGGTCAACCCGGCCGTCCTCGGCCCCTACAAACCCGCCACCGTCGCTTTCATGGGCGACCTCGCCGAGGGTTCGGTTCTGAAAAACTGGGGCACCGTCATCACGCGACGGGGATTCGGACTGGCTTACCGGCGCATTGACAGCGACGCCGGGGAGGATTTCAAGGAATACGCGCTCGCCGGCGGCCTGTCGCTCGGTTCCTCGCTCTCGGTGGGGGGTTCCTACCGGTACTTTCCGTCCGGCCCCAGTCCCTACGATCACCGCCACTACTGGAACATCGGCCTCACCTCGCGCGGCAATAGCCCCTTCGCCGTGGGCGCGGTCTGGTCGAACCTGAACCGGTCCGAGCTTGAGGGCGAGGACACCCGCGTCATCCAGCGCTATTCGCTCGGCTACCGGCCGCAGGGGGCGACGGTTACGCTTGCGGTCGACGCCCTCTCGTCGGCCGCCGCCGCCGAGGATGACTGGACCTACATCTACCACGCGCAAGTCATCCCCGCCACCGGCCTCTCCATCGAGGCGTTCGTCGACTCCGACGGCAACTTCGAGATCGGCGCGCGGGCCAACCTGCTGGAGTATTTCGTCGGGACGCAGAGCCACTTCGATTCCGACGCCGGCCATCGTTTCAGCCACCTCGTCGTGGGGGCCACCGATTCGCGCCAGCCGTCGCTGATCCGCGGGTCGGCGCGCCGTCTGTCCGTGTCCGTGAGCGGGGCTGCCGACGAGAACCCGGTGCAGACATTCTTCGGCGCGCGGCGTCCCGCCTTCGCCGATCTCGTGCTCGGCATCTACCGGGCGGCCGGCGACCCGGGCGTGGGGGAGATGGTGCTCCATCTGGACAACCTCCGCCTCACCCTCGCCCAGGCCCAGGAAATGCGCGAGGCCATGGCGTGGTTCCGGGCGCAGGGGAAAAGCATCGTCAGCCACCTCACCGGACCGAACAACATCGCCTACTACGTCGCCTGCGCCGGCGACTCGATCCTCATCCCGCCGGTCAGCGACCTCGACCTCATCGGCCTCCGGGCCGAACTGACTTTCTTTGCCGGGACGATGGAGAAGCTCGGCGTGGCCGCGGACATGGTACGTATCGGCGACTACAAGACCGCCCCGGAGGCGTACACGATGCGGACGCCGTCGGAGGCAAACCGGGAGATGACCAACCGGCTGCTCGATGACCTCTACGCCCAGTTCGTGGGCGGCCTGGCGGAGGGGCGCGGCATGGACCCGGAGGCCATGCGCGGCCTGATCGACAGCGGGCCCTACACCTCGACTGAGGCCCTCGACCTCGGCCTGGTCGACGGGCTCACCTATCGGGACCGCTTGGTCCCCGACAAGTTTCTCAGTCCGCTGCCGGAAATCAGTTTCCGCGCCTACCGGGCCGACACGCTGATGAACGACGGTTGGCCGCCGCTGCCCGAAATCGCCGTCGTGTACGCCGACGGGGAAATCCAGCCCGAGGGGGCTGCGGATCCCAGCCCGCTCTCGGGCCGCGGCCGCGAGGTGACCCCGGCGCTCATGGAGAGCGCCTTCGGGCAGGCGCTCGCCAACCCGCAGGTGCAGGGAGTCGTGTTCCGCATCGACTCTCCCGGCGGCTACGCCCTGGCCGGCAACGAGATCTTCCATCGGGCCGAGCTGGCCGCCCGGCAGAAGCCGGTGGTGGTCTCGATGGGTTCGCGGGCCGCCTCCGGCGGGTACTACATCGCCATGGCCGGCAGACACATCTTCGCCGACCCCGCCACCATCACCGGTTCGATCGGCATCTTCGGCGGCAAACCGGTGCTGGCCGGACTCTACGACAAGATCGAGCTGGGCAAAGAGCTGTTCACCCGAGGCCGGCACGCCGGCATGATGACTTCGATGCGCCCGTTCACCGACGAGGAACGGGCCCGCCTCGGCGCCATGCTCGGCGCCTTCTACGACCACTTCGTCGGACTGGTGGCGGAAAACCGCCGCCTTCCCCGCGACAGCATCGACCAGCTCGGCCGCGGCCGGGTGTGGACCGGACAGGCAGGGCGGGAGCACGGTCTGGTCGACGAGCTCGGCGGCCTCAAGCAGGCGCTCGACTACACCGCCTCGCACCTGGGCCTCCGGGAATACCGGGTCGTGCGCTATCCCGAACGCCGGCGGCTGATCGACCTGCCCCAGGTGCCCGTGCTCGGCTGGCTGGGCCGCTGGGCCGGTCTCGTCGGCGAGGAGGTGCGGGCGGCCGCCGCTCCGCTGGCGGATCTCCCGGAGGGCGAGCTCCTGGCCCGCCTCCCCTACGACATCGATATTCGCTGA
- a CDS encoding RidA family protein, translated as MTPRSDNPARRRVSSGSPYEEPFGFCRAIRVGNAIHVAGTGPIAADGSTGAPGDPYGQTMRCLEIIRTAIEQLGGRAADVVRTRIYVTDLTRQDEIGRAHGEFFREINPAATMIGVAGLVRADWYVEIEAEAIVDE; from the coding sequence ATGACGCCGCGATCCGACAATCCCGCACGCCGCCGGGTCTCCTCCGGCTCCCCCTACGAGGAGCCGTTCGGGTTCTGCCGGGCGATCCGGGTCGGCAACGCCATCCATGTGGCGGGCACAGGGCCGATCGCAGCCGATGGCTCCACGGGCGCGCCGGGCGATCCGTACGGGCAGACGATGCGATGCCTCGAGATCATTCGCACCGCTATCGAGCAACTCGGCGGGCGGGCGGCCGATGTGGTGCGCACCCGCATATATGTGACCGACCTCACGCGCCAGGACGAAATCGGCCGCGCCCATGGCGAGTTTTTCCGCGAGATCAACCCGGCCGCCACCATGATCGGCGTGGCCGGCCTTGTCCGCGCCGATTGGTATGTCGAGATCGAAGCCGAGGCTATCGTCGACGAGTGA
- a CDS encoding aldehyde dehydrogenase family protein, producing the protein MARTYKMYLGGEWVDRADKIAVANPFNDEIVGAAASASAEDYTQAIEIAHRTFAVTRDLPAYKRSETCLAVANGLEKNIEQFTKMMCRELGKAYRDSRAEVKRAIGVFTVAAEEARRIGGEIIDLDWAAGSEERVGLVRRFPRGVVAGIAPFNFPLNLVAHKIAPAIAAGNTIVLKPASKTPLIALMLAALIDKTDHPKGAVSILPGSSAAAAPLLEDRRVRLITFTGSSAVGWWIKKHAAEKEVVLELGGNAGVAVADDADLAYAVERLAYGAFAVAGQSCISVQRIFVHEDVYDEFVRRLKARVKRITVGDPLDPNVDMGMMVDRASVQATLDTLRRAVAQGAKVIAGGKALCDGRTLEPTLLENVKADMDVCSKEAFAPLAVLMKYRDFHRVVDAINDSDYGLQAGIFTQRIKDIWYAFERIEAGGVVVNDIPTYRADHQPYGGMKSSGVGREGVRYAIQDQTEVKILSLNLK; encoded by the coding sequence ATGGCCAGAACGTATAAGATGTACCTCGGCGGCGAATGGGTCGACCGCGCCGACAAGATCGCGGTCGCCAATCCCTTCAACGATGAGATCGTCGGGGCTGCGGCTTCGGCCTCGGCCGAGGACTACACGCAGGCCATCGAAATCGCGCACCGGACATTCGCCGTCACACGCGATCTCCCTGCATACAAACGCTCGGAAACCTGCCTCGCGGTGGCCAACGGGCTCGAGAAGAACATCGAGCAGTTCACGAAAATGATGTGCCGCGAACTCGGCAAGGCGTACAGAGATTCGCGGGCCGAGGTGAAACGGGCGATCGGCGTCTTCACGGTCGCGGCCGAAGAGGCCAGGCGGATCGGCGGGGAGATCATCGATCTGGACTGGGCGGCGGGGAGCGAGGAGCGCGTCGGCCTGGTGCGGCGGTTCCCCCGGGGGGTGGTCGCCGGGATCGCGCCGTTCAATTTCCCGCTCAATCTGGTGGCCCACAAGATCGCCCCGGCAATCGCCGCCGGCAACACTATCGTCCTCAAACCGGCCAGCAAGACCCCGCTCATCGCCCTCATGCTCGCGGCGCTCATCGACAAGACCGACCACCCCAAGGGCGCCGTCTCGATCCTCCCCGGTTCCTCGGCGGCGGCGGCGCCGCTGCTGGAGGACCGCCGCGTCCGGCTCATCACGTTCACCGGCTCCTCAGCGGTCGGCTGGTGGATCAAGAAACACGCCGCCGAGAAGGAGGTCGTGCTGGAACTCGGCGGTAACGCGGGAGTGGCGGTGGCCGACGATGCCGACCTAGCGTATGCCGTCGAGCGCCTCGCCTACGGCGCCTTCGCGGTCGCCGGGCAATCGTGCATCTCGGTTCAGCGCATTTTTGTGCATGAGGACGTGTACGATGAGTTTGTCCGGCGGTTGAAAGCCCGGGTCAAACGGATCACGGTCGGCGACCCGCTCGACCCGAACGTCGACATGGGGATGATGGTCGACCGGGCGTCGGTGCAGGCGACCCTCGACACCCTCCGCCGGGCGGTCGCCCAGGGAGCGAAAGTGATCGCCGGCGGCAAAGCGCTCTGTGACGGCCGCACGCTCGAGCCGACTCTGCTGGAGAATGTCAAGGCCGACATGGATGTCTGCTCCAAAGAGGCCTTCGCCCCGCTCGCGGTCCTCATGAAGTACCGCGACTTCCACCGTGTGGTCGATGCGATCAACGACTCGGACTACGGCCTGCAGGCCGGCATCTTCACCCAGCGAATCAAGGACATCTGGTACGCTTTCGAGCGGATCGAGGCGGGCGGAGTGGTCGTCAACGACATCCCCACCTACCGCGCCGACCACCAGCCCTACGGCGGGATGAAGAGCTCCGGCGTGGGCCGGGAAGGGGTCCGCTACGCCATCCAGGACCAGACCGAAGTGAAGATTCTCTCGTTGAACCTGAAATAG
- a CDS encoding type II secretion system protein yields the protein MPMSRCRDQRGLTLLEVLVAMVVISASLLLLLGMGVTALHGNHWANKTTVATQMMQQRLEHIQSTGDFSNGTASAEGVDVSWTCTPIGNYLRRVDISANWVDAGTRSRTNSLTAYITSDSL from the coding sequence ATGCCGATGTCACGCTGTCGGGATCAACGGGGCCTGACCCTGCTGGAAGTCCTGGTGGCGATGGTAGTCATAAGCGCTTCCCTGTTGTTGCTCCTGGGAATGGGCGTGACGGCTCTTCACGGCAATCATTGGGCCAACAAGACGACTGTGGCCACGCAAATGATGCAGCAGCGGCTGGAGCACATACAGAGCACAGGCGACTTCTCGAACGGGACGGCATCGGCCGAAGGCGTCGATGTTTCCTGGACGTGCACGCCGATCGGCAACTATCTGCGGCGCGTCGACATCAGCGCCAACTGGGTCGATGCCGGAACTCGGAGCCGCACCAACTCCCTCACGGCGTACATCACCTCGGACTCTCTTTAG